The segment AAACGGCGACCAGGCATGAGGCGACCTGTGAATTCATCGACGATGACGACCTGGCCGTCCTTGACGATATAATCGTCGTCACGCTGGAAGAGCTTGTGGGCCTTCAAGGCCTGAAGCACATGGTGCTGCAAGGTGATGTTGGCAGGATCAAACAGGTTGTCGATCTGCAGGATTTCCTCGCAACGGGCCACACCTTCGTCAGTGAGCATCACGGATTTGGCCTTCTCATCCACCGTGAAATCGGTATCGGCCTGGAGCTTGGGCACAATGCTGTTCATCTGGGAATACATGCCCACCGAGGATTCGGCCTGGCCGGAGATGATCAGCGGAGTCCGCGCTTCGTCGATGAGGATGGAGTCAACTTCGTCAACGATGCAGTAGTGCAGGGGACGCTGCACCAGCTGATCGAGGTAGAATTTCATGTTGTCGCGCAGATAGTCGAACCCGAATTCGTTGTTGGTTCCGTAGGTGATATCCGCGCCGTAAGCGGCCTTGCGCTGCTCGTCATCCATGCCATGCACGATAACGCCCGTGGTCAGCCCCAGGAACGAGTACAGCTGCCCCATCCACTCGGCATCACGCTTGGCCAGATAGTCGTTGACCGTGACCACATGTGCGCCCTTGCCTTCCAGGGCGTTGAGCACCACGGGCAGGGTCGCGACCAGGGTCTTGCCTTCACCGGTTCGCATCTCGGTGATCTTGCCTTGATGCAACACCGCGCCGCCGATGAGCTGCACGTCGAAGTGCCGCATGTTCAAGGCACGGCGTCCGGCCTCGCGAACCAGTGCAAAAACCTCAGGCAGCAAGTCGTCCAGGCTGCGCCCGCCTTCCACCTGCTGCTTATAATCGGCAATGCGGGTAGGAAAATCTTCATCAGCGAGCTTGCGCATTTCGCCTTCCAGGCCGCCGATCTTGTCCACCAGGGGATCCAACTTCTTGAGGTAGCGTTCATTCTTGGTGCCGAAAAGCTTCCGGCTGATGGAGCTCAGCATCGAGTTCTCCTGGTTGGTATTCGTTGCGAACCGCCCCTTACGGGGTCGGCGTCTCAATGTATTGAAGGAGGTCCAGCCAATGCCCCACACATACCCCTTCGGGGGCTGTGGAAGCCAACTGCAACCAGCAGCCGCTGCATCCGGTGATCACCTGATCTCCGGGAGCGGGCCGCATGCTTTCCCATAAATTTCCAGCGACTTGCGAGGATAAACCGGGAGCTGCCATCTGCAGCACTCCGCCCATCCCGCAGCAGGCTTTACCGTCCACAGGGGCCAATCGCTCCCCAACGGCCTTTGTCATCCAGGCCCTGTCCGGGTCCGGTTCGGGGGCGTGGCAGGGCTGGTGATAATGCACCTGCTCAGGGGCCGCATCGACCACACCAAATCGCCCGCAAGCCACCAATTCGGAAAGTGGCACCAGAGCCTTGGTCCAGACCTCGACCTCGCCGTCTTCGAACTCCAGTCCATTAAGATCCATATACGACGCCAAACCATGATGGCAGGAGGCGCAATAGGTGACGATGGATGGCCGCCCGGCCTCACGCCAGGCACGGACATTGGTCCGGGCCGCCTCGCGCTGCCGTTCAAGGAGCCCTGCGTGGCCCAAAGTCCCGCCACAGCAAGCCCAATCCGGGGCATCCTGCACCTGGGCTCCAAGCCTGTTTAACAGGGAGAGGGCCTTGTCTGTCCAGTCAGTGCGAACACTTCGAGCCAGACAGCCCGGGAAAAGTACGATCTTCGGGGCCTGAGGGCAAGCATCGAAGCTCTCTGCAGCAATCCAGGGGACAAGCTCCCCGCCCAGGCCCATGGTCGCAAGCTTGGAAGCCAGTCCGGCTGCCACACCATCCGATCTGCCCGGGAGCTTGCCTTTCAAGACATTTCCCAGTTTGGCGGCGGCGGGCCAGAGCAGGCCAGAGCGTTCGACCCAGGTCTTCCACAACCAGCGCTGAAAGCCCGGATGCTTGGCCCGCAAACGCGACACCTCGGCCGGAACATCAGTTCCCTGGGGGCAGGCCTTGGCACAGCGGCCACAGGTCAGACAGAGTGAAGCCAGCCGCTCGGCATCAGCCTCGGACAGCGTTTCCGGGGCTTCGGCAAGACGCGACAACAGCAGCAGCTTGCCCCGTGGCGAAAATTCCTCGCGCCCCGTGGCAGCCAACAGCGGGCAAACCTCCAGGCATTTGCCACAGAGAATACACTGTGGCTTTTGCTTCTCGTCTGTGATGTCGTTGTCTTGCTGCATGCAGATACGTTCCCGGCCTACGCCGGGAGTACGATAAGTACGGACCTCGCCTGCGTCAATGCCGACGACAAGAAACGAATAGACAGAGAAACGCGGCGAAGATAGAAAAAAGCCCCTGGTATGTCACCGGGTACTCTTCAGCCCAAACGGAACCCCATGAAGACCACAAGCCCGCTACTCGCCTATCTGGCACTGACCATGGCCTCCCTGCTCTGGGGTGGCTCGTTCATTGCCATGAAATACGCCCTTGCGACCTTTGATCCGATGATCATCATCTTTGGGCGAATGGCGCTGGGCTTTGCCGTCATGCTGCCCTTTGCAACCAGAATCCGACAGGGCTGCACCCCTCGGCCCGGCGACTTCAAATTCCTGGTATTCATGGCCCTGTGCGAACCATGCCTGTACTTCGTCTTCGAGGCCAATGCCCTGCAATACACCACGGCCTCCCAAGCTGGAATGATCACGGCCACGCTGCCGCTCATGGTTTCCATGGCTGCCATCCCCATCCTGAAAGAGAAAGTCAGCCCCGGTACCCTTTTCGGATTCGGGCTGGCCGTGGCGGGTGTGGTCTGGCTTTCAACCTCCGGCGTCGCCACGGAGGATGCCCCCAATCCGATGCTCGGCAACATCCTCGAAGTCCTGGCCATGGCCTCGGCCGTGGGCTACATCATCACTTCCAAGCACCTGTCCACTCGCTACAGCCCTCTGTATCTGACCATGTTCATGGCTGGTGCGGGAACGGTCTTTTTTCTACCGACCCTGCTACTGCCGGGCACCCATCTACCCACGTCATTCCCCACAGGACCATGCCTGGCCGTGGCCTTTCTGGGAATCGCCGTCACGCTGGGCGCCTTTTTCTGCTA is part of the Desulfovibrio ferrophilus genome and harbors:
- a CDS encoding (Fe-S)-binding protein, which codes for MQQDNDITDEKQKPQCILCGKCLEVCPLLAATGREEFSPRGKLLLLSRLAEAPETLSEADAERLASLCLTCGRCAKACPQGTDVPAEVSRLRAKHPGFQRWLWKTWVERSGLLWPAAAKLGNVLKGKLPGRSDGVAAGLASKLATMGLGGELVPWIAAESFDACPQAPKIVLFPGCLARSVRTDWTDKALSLLNRLGAQVQDAPDWACCGGTLGHAGLLERQREAARTNVRAWREAGRPSIVTYCASCHHGLASYMDLNGLEFEDGEVEVWTKALVPLSELVACGRFGVVDAAPEQVHYHQPCHAPEPDPDRAWMTKAVGERLAPVDGKACCGMGGVLQMAAPGLSSQVAGNLWESMRPAPGDQVITGCSGCWLQLASTAPEGVCVGHWLDLLQYIETPTP
- a CDS encoding DMT family transporter, whose product is MKTTSPLLAYLALTMASLLWGGSFIAMKYALATFDPMIIIFGRMALGFAVMLPFATRIRQGCTPRPGDFKFLVFMALCEPCLYFVFEANALQYTTASQAGMITATLPLMVSMAAIPILKEKVSPGTLFGFGLAVAGVVWLSTSGVATEDAPNPMLGNILEVLAMASAVGYIITSKHLSTRYSPLYLTMFMAGAGTVFFLPTLLLPGTHLPTSFPTGPCLAVAFLGIAVTLGAFFCYNYGVKCIPTSQAAAFINLIPVFTATMGWLFLGEIFTYQQFAASTLVLGGVLISQHKK